From a single Adhaeribacter swui genomic region:
- a CDS encoding DUF3817 domain-containing protein, which yields MQTPLKRFRIIGIIEGISYLILLGIAMPLKYLAGIPEMVKVVGWAHGVLFVLFGLALLHVWVNRRWSFGRALLAFLASLVPFGTFIFDKSLKREEKLAGS from the coding sequence ATGCAAACACCACTGAAGCGGTTTCGAATAATAGGTATTATAGAAGGCATTTCGTATTTAATTTTGTTGGGCATTGCCATGCCTTTAAAATATTTAGCGGGTATTCCGGAAATGGTAAAAGTTGTAGGTTGGGCGCACGGCGTGCTTTTTGTGTTATTTGGGCTGGCTTTGCTGCACGTGTGGGTTAACCGGCGCTGGAGTTTCGGGCGGGCTTTGTTGGCTTTCCTGGCTTCGCTGGTACCATTCGGCACATTTATTTTTGACAAAAGCCTGAAACGCGAAGAAAAGCTGGCGGGTAGTTAA